The following coding sequences are from one Nymphalis io chromosome 5, ilAglIoxx1.1, whole genome shotgun sequence window:
- the LOC126768844 gene encoding protein FAM107B codes for MCDARTRKTAPAIQEKLAIYENVLAVGTLKECGGVGIGPTLSNISLGAVEMVQEGEGAGDGLIAPRRLQNPCLDNPLRMDLHRELMFNQKIGKNVLNQKSELQKALSKHKEKQLMNQVKDHKETPELERAIAERARRLEQAEQSTEEIEAGTNPTLQQVRARLRHAAPTPSPAASAH; via the exons ATGTGCGACGCGAGAACTCGTAAAACTGCACCTGCCATACAAGAGAAGCTCGCCATTTATGAAAACG TACTGGCAGTGGGTACATTGAAAGAGTGCGGTGGCGTGGGCATCGGTCCCACGCTGTCCAATATAAGTCTGGGAGCCGTGGAGATGGTGCAAGAGGGCGAGGGTGCGGGCGACGGCCTCATCGCGCCGCGCCGCTTGCAGAACCCCTGCCTGGACAACCCTCTGCGTATGGATTTGCATAGAGAGCTAATGTTTAATCAAAAAAT AGGAAAAAATGTTCTCAATCAAAAAAGCGAACTTCAAAAGGCGCTTTCAAAACATAAAGAGAAGCAGCTCATGAATCAAGTAAAGGACCACAAAGAAACACCAG aacTAGAACGAGCAATCGCAGAAAGAGCGAGGCGTCTCGAACAAGCAGAACAAAGTACGGAAGAAATAGAAGCCGGTACAAATCCAACGCTACAACAAGTTCGTGCTCGTCTGCGACACGCCGCACCGACGCCATCTCCCGCTGCATCTGCGCATTAG